The genomic region CAGATGATGACTCACTGCGTATCTGGATTACTACAATCACGCGAAACGGTAACTCAAAACCTCAAAACAATACGCGACTAAATGATCGGCAGTATCAATCCAATAGCTAAAAGAACATTTGTTGACAGAATAAATATGACATTGTTGCGAAGCACAGCCATCGGTGGTCGCTGCTTAGGCGTCTGAATTGACCATATTACCGGGCGAAATGCGGCAACAATCCCAAGAAGCGCAAGCAAGGCTGTACGAGGGAACACATTTGAGATGACTCCAATAATAATAACGATTGGAACAGATACTGTCGCGACCGCATAGAGGCGACCACCCCATACACGTCCGAGCCGGTGAATAAGATTTGCTCGACCACCGTATCGATCGGGGCTAATATCAGGAAACTCATTGAGCAAAAGCAAATTAAATGTTAAAATGAACGCTGGTACCGCAGCAAGCAGTTCAATAGATGAAATCTCTCCTGATTGGACAAGTGCCGCTCCAATAACAGGAAGCCCACCGAGTCCGAGTCCAGCAGCAACCTCGCCGAGTCCAAATTTTGTCAGATATTCCGTATATGCAAGCACGCTTGCACCACCGACTATATAAATTGGAATTAATATCGGTCCGATAATCACAAGAAACCATACTCCGATAATTGCACCGACAGCCGCCGTAAGATATCCAAGTCGATAGACGGTTGTAGGGTCGATATTCCCTGCTGGGAGTGTTTTACTTCCCCCCGAGAACGGTGTGGCGTCTGTACGTTCATCAATTCCCGATTCATAATCAGCTGCCTCATTGAGCGCATTCACTGAAACATGTAATGAAATGAGCCCGATGAGTGCAATCCCAGTTCGAACAACACTGATGAACCCAGTATTGGCAACTGATGCGGCAGCACCAAGTGCAATAAGTGTGACTGGAAGCGCTAAAAACGGCGGGCGAGAGACGCTGAGGAGTGGTCGCAATTGACCAATATACTGAGCAACGGCAGCCATACTGTTCATTAATGACCGGTGAATAAGAGCTACTCGACACATCCATGTTAGAATATATCAATTTATCAATCATAACTAAAACGCTGTAAAGTCGTATCATATGGTGTCCGACTTGGGTGTGCAGGATGCCCGTCAATAGTTGTAGTAATTGCATACCAGTTAACATCAAGAGCTGCCGTGATCTCGTGCCCTCGTCCATCTATCGTACCATGGATTCCCCACCCAGCAACAATCCGGTCGGATTCATGACAGATATCTCGAAGGTACTGGTCGTTCCTTGGACCAACTGGGGCTGGATGTGATTTAATAAC from Haloquadratum walsbyi C23 harbors:
- a CDS encoding prenyltransferase, with the translated sequence MAAVAQYIGQLRPLLSVSRPPFLALPVTLIALGAAASVANTGFISVVRTGIALIGLISLHVSVNALNEAADYESGIDERTDATPFSGGSKTLPAGNIDPTTVYRLGYLTAAVGAIIGVWFLVIIGPILIPIYIVGGASVLAYTEYLTKFGLGEVAAGLGLGGLPVIGAALVQSGEISSIELLAAVPAFILTFNLLLLNEFPDISPDRYGGRANLIHRLGRVWGGRLYAVATVSVPIVIIIGVISNVFPRTALLALLGIVAAFRPVIWSIQTPKQRPPMAVLRNNVIFILSTNVLLAIGLILPII